GGATGCCGCCGGCGATGGCGCCGCCGGCATTGCCGAAGCCGCCGATAATGGCCGCGATGAATCCGCTGATGCCGATGGAGATGCCGGCATTGTAGGACGTCACCTGCGTCGGCGTCACAAGGATGCCGGCGATGGCGCCGAGCGCGGCCGACAGCATGAAAGAGAGCATCAGCATTCGGTTGACCGGGATGCCGAGCAGCGCGGCGG
This is a stretch of genomic DNA from Rhizobiaceae bacterium. It encodes these proteins:
- a CDS encoding branched-chain amino acid ABC transporter permease, which translates into the protein AALLGIPVNRMLMLSFMLSAALGAIAGILVTPTQVTSYNAGISIGISGFIAAIIGGFGNAGGAIAGGILLGVLQAAAIVTFGAGFKNVAALSVLLVVLFFFPAGIFTRWQGRWH